Proteins encoded by one window of Prosthecobacter vanneervenii:
- the argH gene encoding argininosuccinate lyase, translated as MWKGRFAQETSALVQRYGESVSFDWRLYAHDIAGSIAHSKGLVKAGILTADEQQQIETGLLAIRQEIEAGNFEFKESLEDVHMNIESELTKRIGPAGAKLHTARSRNDQVATDVRLYCRAEIDRIRSLVSAMQAALVECAERGGETVMPGYTHLQRGQPVLFAHHLLAYVEMLNRDSDRLADCRKRLNVMPLGSGALAGSTIILDREFVAQHLGFDSVTQNSMDAVSDRDFVAELLFSISMLGVHLSRLSEDVILWASAEFGFVTLSDAHTTGSSLMPQKKNPDVAELTRGKSARLIGNLMSILTLIKGLPMTYNRDLQEDKEPLFDSIDTISLALEVFTEMITGMDVNAAKTTAAASDPMLLATDLADYLVNHGVPFRQAHEVIGKLVAYSIEQQRAFGEMSLEEFQRFSPAFAADVTACLNLETAMTARKGIGAPSPQNVKSQLARWRKALTTE; from the coding sequence ATGTGGAAAGGCCGTTTTGCTCAGGAAACCAGCGCTCTCGTTCAGCGCTATGGAGAATCAGTGTCCTTCGACTGGCGCCTCTATGCCCATGACATCGCCGGATCCATCGCTCATTCCAAGGGCTTGGTTAAAGCGGGCATCCTGACGGCCGATGAGCAGCAGCAGATCGAAACCGGCCTGCTGGCCATCCGCCAGGAGATCGAAGCCGGAAATTTTGAGTTCAAGGAGTCGCTGGAAGATGTCCACATGAACATCGAATCCGAGCTGACCAAGCGCATCGGCCCCGCCGGTGCCAAGCTCCACACCGCCCGCAGCCGCAATGACCAGGTGGCCACGGATGTGCGCCTCTACTGCCGCGCCGAGATCGACCGTATCCGCAGCCTCGTCTCCGCCATGCAGGCAGCCCTCGTCGAATGCGCCGAGCGTGGCGGCGAAACCGTCATGCCCGGCTACACCCACCTTCAGCGCGGGCAGCCGGTGCTCTTTGCCCACCATCTGCTCGCCTATGTGGAGATGCTCAATCGAGACTCAGACCGCCTGGCAGACTGTCGCAAAAGGCTCAATGTCATGCCTCTAGGCTCCGGCGCTCTGGCCGGCAGCACGATCATTCTGGACCGCGAGTTTGTGGCCCAGCACCTCGGCTTCGATTCCGTGACTCAGAACTCCATGGACGCCGTTAGCGACCGCGATTTCGTCGCAGAACTGCTCTTCTCCATCTCCATGCTGGGCGTGCATCTCTCTCGCCTGAGCGAGGACGTCATCCTCTGGGCCAGCGCCGAATTTGGCTTCGTGACTCTGAGCGATGCCCACACCACAGGCTCCTCCCTGATGCCGCAGAAAAAGAACCCGGATGTGGCCGAGCTCACCCGTGGCAAATCTGCGCGCCTCATCGGCAACCTCATGAGCATCCTCACCCTGATCAAGGGCCTACCCATGACCTACAATCGCGACCTGCAGGAGGACAAGGAGCCGCTTTTTGACTCCATCGACACCATCTCTCTAGCGCTGGAAGTCTTCACCGAGATGATCACCGGCATGGATGTCAACGCCGCCAAAACGACCGCCGCAGCCAGCGACCCCATGCTGCTGGCCACGGACCTGGCCGACTACCTCGTCAACCACGGTGTCCCCTTCCGACAGGCCCATGAAGTCATCGGCAAGCTCGTGGCCTACTCTATCGAGCAGCAGCGCGCCTTTGGCGAAATGTCCCTGGAGGAATTCCAGCGCTTCTCACCGGCCTTTGCCGCCGATGTGACCGCCTGCCTGAACCTGGAAACCGCCATGACGGCACGCAAGGGCATCGGCGCACCATCGCCACAGAATGTAAAATCGCAGCTGGCCCGCTGGCGCAAAGCCCTCACCACCGAGTAA
- a CDS encoding NUDIX hydrolase, whose protein sequence is MQIPEFEIYKPGAEAGWHKTRSEVLFDNRHVGVEKAFFKTPNRQTEVPWMVVKRKAAVAIAPVLEDGRLVMVHQERLPVMQTLWEFPAGQIDSEVTRESIIHTIQNELREECGCALHPDLGTLQSLGWFFPSQGFTDEIVYLFTAKPVCVVSRPEPDGSEHISDVRFVSAGELRGMIAANAITNALTLALYARIAAQGLP, encoded by the coding sequence ATGCAGATCCCGGAATTTGAAATCTACAAGCCCGGTGCCGAAGCCGGCTGGCACAAGACCCGCAGCGAGGTGCTTTTCGACAACCGCCACGTCGGAGTCGAAAAGGCGTTTTTCAAGACCCCCAACCGCCAGACCGAAGTCCCCTGGATGGTCGTGAAGCGCAAAGCCGCCGTAGCCATTGCCCCTGTTCTGGAGGACGGCCGCTTGGTCATGGTACATCAGGAGCGCCTGCCCGTGATGCAGACCCTCTGGGAATTTCCCGCCGGCCAGATCGACAGCGAAGTGACACGCGAGTCCATCATCCACACCATTCAGAATGAACTGCGTGAGGAGTGCGGCTGCGCTCTCCATCCCGACCTGGGCACACTGCAGTCCCTCGGCTGGTTTTTTCCTTCGCAAGGTTTCACCGATGAAATCGTTTATCTCTTTACGGCGAAGCCCGTGTGTGTCGTCAGCCGTCCGGAACCGGATGGAAGCGAGCACATCAGCGACGTGCGGTTTGTCAGCGCGGGAGAACTGCGTGGGATGATTGCTGCCAATGCGATCACCAACGCCTTGACGCTGGCACTCTACGCACGGATCGCGGCCCAAGGACTGCCGTAG
- the tatC gene encoding twin-arginine translocase subunit TatC, whose product MWSGILQKVFKVREKVALNLGGENDEEKPFLDHLEDLRTMIVRMAMTLLVTTIITFCFYEQLFAIIKHPLWATGVIKTEQDLKNMLQILTPQEGFLMVMNLALIAAVIFAFPLLLFFLLQFILPGLKQSEKKALFPAIGIGAGLFLLGSSFAFYVVLPKALEFFYTFNESLGMSNGWRLDGYVKFATRFILLFGVAFELPVIVMVLVKLDFLNYRLMSTTRSYAIVAIAIFAAIVTPTPDPFTMLVLAGPLYVLYETCIWLAYFMEKKDRAAYPEYYAEIDKDAKELEQSSNDDWDNENYNPWSTADDDEDEKDDYQSPSAKPSAPPPEVEHADSEYLGEDQSSKMPEEDENPSDSPAREKTLEELAREDEKNSGASDQPHQP is encoded by the coding sequence ATGTGGTCCGGCATTCTCCAAAAAGTCTTCAAAGTTCGCGAAAAAGTCGCCCTGAATCTGGGCGGCGAAAACGATGAGGAAAAGCCCTTCCTCGATCACCTCGAGGATCTGCGCACCATGATCGTGCGCATGGCGATGACACTCCTCGTCACCACCATCATCACCTTCTGCTTCTACGAGCAGCTTTTCGCCATCATCAAGCACCCGCTCTGGGCCACTGGCGTCATCAAGACGGAGCAGGATCTCAAAAACATGCTGCAGATCCTCACCCCTCAGGAAGGCTTCCTCATGGTGATGAATCTGGCCCTGATCGCAGCGGTCATTTTCGCCTTCCCGCTGCTGCTGTTCTTTCTGCTGCAGTTCATCCTGCCGGGGCTGAAGCAGTCGGAGAAAAAGGCCCTTTTTCCTGCCATCGGCATTGGTGCTGGTCTTTTTTTGCTAGGCTCCAGCTTTGCCTTCTATGTGGTGCTGCCCAAGGCGCTGGAGTTCTTCTACACCTTCAATGAAAGCCTGGGCATGAGCAACGGCTGGCGGCTCGATGGCTACGTCAAGTTCGCCACACGCTTCATCCTCCTCTTCGGCGTGGCCTTTGAGCTGCCGGTCATCGTCATGGTGCTGGTCAAGCTGGACTTCCTGAATTACCGCCTGATGAGCACCACGCGCTCCTACGCCATCGTGGCCATCGCCATCTTTGCCGCGATCGTGACACCCACGCCGGATCCCTTCACCATGCTGGTGCTGGCGGGCCCGCTGTATGTGCTCTACGAGACCTGCATCTGGCTGGCCTACTTCATGGAGAAGAAAGACCGCGCCGCCTATCCGGAGTACTACGCCGAAATCGACAAGGACGCGAAGGAACTGGAGCAATCCTCCAACGACGACTGGGACAACGAAAACTACAATCCGTGGTCCACGGCAGACGATGACGAGGATGAAAAGGACGATTACCAGTCCCCATCCGCCAAGCCTTCCGCGCCACCGCCTGAAGTCGAGCACGCTGACTCCGAATACCTCGGGGAAGACCAAAGCTCCAAGATGCCGGAGGAGGATGAAAATCCGTCAGACAGTCCGGCCCGCGAAAAGACTCTGGAAGAGCTCGCCCGTGAGGACGAGAAAAACTCAGGCGCCAGTGATCAGCCGCACCAGCCGTAA
- a CDS encoding isoprenyl transferase, producing the protein MSRPNDDLKPVPRHIAMIMDGNGRWAKERGLPRTEGHRMGAETVRRVVECCSEIGVEFLTLYAFSSENWKRPKREVEALMKLLEIFLRGELELMMKQNVRLQAIGRLHDLPQSCQDELHRCIETTSQNTGLTLILALSYGGREEIVDGVKSLLRSVESGHLDKAMIDAEVFSKHLYTRYYPDPDLLIRTSGEMRLSNFLLWQVSYTEFYITEKLWPDFSKEDLKTAIRAFHQRHRRFGGV; encoded by the coding sequence ATGAGTCGCCCTAACGATGATTTGAAGCCCGTCCCCCGCCATATCGCCATGATTATGGACGGCAATGGCCGCTGGGCGAAGGAGCGCGGCCTCCCGCGCACTGAGGGCCATCGCATGGGGGCTGAAACCGTGCGCCGCGTCGTGGAATGCTGCAGCGAAATCGGCGTCGAATTCCTCACCCTTTACGCCTTTTCCTCCGAAAACTGGAAGCGGCCCAAGCGCGAGGTCGAGGCGCTCATGAAACTGCTGGAAATCTTTCTGCGCGGCGAACTGGAGCTGATGATGAAGCAAAACGTCCGCCTTCAGGCCATCGGCCGCCTGCACGACCTGCCTCAGTCCTGCCAGGACGAACTGCACCGCTGCATCGAGACCACCTCCCAAAACACCGGCCTCACCCTCATCCTGGCTCTCAGCTACGGCGGGCGGGAGGAGATTGTGGACGGCGTCAAAAGCCTGCTCCGCAGCGTCGAGAGCGGCCACCTGGACAAGGCCATGATCGACGCCGAGGTCTTCAGCAAGCACCTCTACACGCGCTACTATCCGGATCCTGACCTGCTCATCCGAACCTCGGGTGAAATGCGGTTGTCCAATTTCCTCCTCTGGCAGGTCAGCTACACTGAGTTCTACATCACGGAAAAACTCTGGCCGGACTTCTCAAAAGAGGACCTGAAAACCGCCATCCGAGCCTTCCACCAGCGTCACCGCCGGTTCGGTGGTGTATGA
- a CDS encoding sigma-54-dependent transcriptional regulator: MPDNPDTHLIIVDPDTDFLAWAAAHLKAPGVSISTFERGEDALASYVKKRADLLLSEVRLNGSNGIELLKRLRQTDPQSMVILFSGTATTSHVIEAMRLGAYDVLAKERLPYELRTVVESALSSIEARKVTRAQNAEVPTESIQETIIGRSPPMQEVFKLIGRVSRSDAPVMITGESGCGKELVAGAIHKFSPRAQKEFVAINITAIPDNLLESEIFGHEKGSFTGAVNQRVGRFEQCDGGTLFLDEIGDMPLAVQSKLLRVLQEGQYSRVGSNQTLKTDVRVLAATNKNLEEEVAKGNFREDLFYRLNVVRIHIPPLRERREDVRLLAEFFLHRLSSRRRGPQMRFTDDALDMLDAYDWPGNVRELENTIQRACALCNSDVLLPSDIPLGSKGARHMDPSSTVTRMRDALSMLVSVAEKTPDIELLPWVERELSRLAYRHFGEDADRTAKFLGVNTEALQSHLSAPAVKKAAVDSQLSTPPAAKKAKKAS, from the coding sequence ATGCCAGACAACCCGGACACCCACCTGATCATCGTGGATCCTGACACCGACTTTCTTGCTTGGGCTGCGGCCCATCTGAAAGCACCGGGCGTTTCCATCAGCACTTTCGAGCGGGGAGAAGACGCCCTGGCATCCTACGTCAAAAAGCGGGCGGACCTCCTCCTCTCAGAGGTCCGCCTCAACGGTTCCAATGGCATCGAGCTTCTCAAACGTCTGCGCCAGACCGATCCGCAGTCGATGGTAATCCTCTTCAGCGGCACCGCCACCACCAGCCACGTCATCGAAGCCATGCGTCTCGGCGCCTACGACGTGCTGGCGAAGGAGCGCCTGCCATACGAACTGCGTACCGTCGTCGAAAGCGCCCTTTCCTCCATTGAGGCTCGCAAGGTCACCCGCGCACAAAACGCCGAGGTGCCCACTGAGTCCATCCAGGAGACCATCATTGGCCGCTCGCCCCCCATGCAGGAGGTGTTCAAGCTCATCGGCCGCGTTTCCCGCTCCGATGCGCCAGTGATGATCACGGGCGAAAGCGGCTGCGGCAAAGAGCTCGTCGCTGGGGCCATCCACAAGTTCAGCCCCCGTGCTCAGAAGGAGTTCGTGGCCATCAACATCACGGCCATCCCTGACAATCTTCTTGAGAGTGAAATCTTTGGCCATGAAAAAGGCTCCTTCACCGGCGCTGTAAATCAGCGCGTCGGACGTTTCGAGCAGTGCGATGGCGGCACCCTTTTCCTGGACGAAATCGGCGACATGCCCCTCGCCGTGCAGAGCAAGCTCCTGCGCGTTCTTCAGGAAGGCCAGTACTCCCGTGTCGGCAGCAATCAGACGCTCAAAACCGACGTCCGCGTGCTCGCTGCCACCAACAAAAATCTCGAAGAGGAAGTCGCCAAGGGCAATTTCCGCGAGGACCTCTTCTACCGCCTCAATGTGGTGCGCATCCACATCCCGCCGCTTCGCGAGCGCCGCGAAGACGTGCGCCTCCTGGCCGAGTTCTTCCTCCACCGCCTTTCCTCCCGCCGTCGCGGCCCGCAGATGCGCTTCACCGACGATGCGCTCGACATGCTCGACGCCTACGACTGGCCCGGCAACGTCCGCGAACTCGAAAACACCATCCAGCGCGCCTGCGCCCTGTGCAATTCGGACGTGCTGCTCCCCTCCGACATCCCCCTCGGCAGCAAGGGTGCCCGCCACATGGACCCCTCCAGCACCGTCACCCGCATGCGCGATGCCCTCAGCATGCTCGTCAGTGTGGCGGAAAAAACGCCGGATATCGAGCTGCTCCCCTGGGTGGAGCGCGAGCTCTCACGCCTGGCCTACCGCCATTTTGGCGAAGACGCAGACCGCACTGCCAAGTTCCTCGGTGTCAATACCGAGGCTCTGCAGAGTCATCTCAGCGCACCCGCGGTGAAGAAGGCAGCCGTCGATTCTCAGCTTAGCACTCCACCTGCCGCCAAAAAGGCCAAAAAGGCAAGCTAG
- a CDS encoding 3-keto-disaccharide hydrolase: MLKQLTLAALAAIAFTSAQAEDGWTTLFNGKDLSGWKSNEEVPGVFTVENGELKVSGGRAHLFYVGPNGDAKFKNFELKLKVKTTPGSNSGVYFHTQYQDKGWPDKGYECQVNSTHTDPKKTGSLYGVINILALLEGQKEPEGGKHIKVPLAPSKDDEWFDYIIKVEGKKITLSVNGVTTVEFIEPEGWDPAKELKNMPGRKLSEGTFAIQGHDPKSTTYYKEIAVKVLP, from the coding sequence ATGCTCAAACAACTCACGCTTGCCGCACTCGCGGCCATCGCATTCACCTCCGCTCAGGCCGAAGATGGCTGGACGACGCTCTTCAATGGCAAAGACCTTTCCGGCTGGAAGTCCAATGAGGAAGTCCCCGGCGTCTTCACCGTGGAAAACGGCGAACTCAAAGTCAGCGGCGGTCGCGCCCATCTTTTCTACGTCGGCCCAAACGGAGACGCCAAGTTCAAGAATTTCGAGCTCAAACTCAAGGTTAAGACCACCCCCGGCTCCAACAGCGGCGTTTACTTCCACACCCAGTATCAGGACAAGGGCTGGCCGGACAAAGGCTATGAGTGCCAGGTGAACAGCACCCACACCGACCCCAAAAAAACCGGTAGCCTCTACGGTGTCATCAACATCCTCGCCCTTCTGGAAGGCCAGAAGGAACCCGAAGGTGGCAAACACATCAAGGTCCCCCTCGCCCCCAGCAAGGACGACGAATGGTTTGACTACATCATCAAGGTGGAAGGCAAGAAAATCACCCTTTCCGTCAATGGCGTCACCACCGTCGAGTTCATCGAGCCCGAAGGCTGGGACCCCGCCAAGGAGCTGAAAAACATGCCCGGCCGCAAGCTGAGCGAGGGCACCTTTGCCATCCAGGGCCACGACCCCAAGAGCACCACCTACTACAAGGAAATCGCCGTCAAGGTGCTTCCCTGA
- the eboE gene encoding metabolite traffic protein EboE translates to MLLNHGIHLGYCTNIHRGETWEETWNGLKNYTLRVKDRVSGGKPYGIGLRLSHQAAQELSAPGKIDEFKAWLEANGCYVFTINGFPYGSFHGTRVKEHVFKPDWSTPERLEYTNLLFDILAQLLPPGVSGSVSTLPGSHKTFNVGGDELQAIFSNLRQCREHIEKVASKSGHDLHLGLEPEPLGLFETSGETLKFFGLYFDRNPQDRDFLKFVGLNYDTCHLAIEFEDAQTALKRITENGIRLSKLHFSSALKLKPTPENVAKLHAFDEPVYFHQVIASYGKEEPLRRFKDLPDALQFAATSPGSLGEEWRVHFHIPIHAQPGGGFDSTRDHLIGAMDWLAQNPTKCQHIEMETYTWEVLPQEMRSGDVVDQLVREYEWTLAEMASRNLTIKSS, encoded by the coding sequence ATGCTCCTCAACCACGGCATCCATCTCGGCTACTGCACCAACATCCACCGCGGCGAAACGTGGGAGGAGACTTGGAACGGCCTCAAAAACTACACCCTGCGTGTGAAGGATCGCGTCAGCGGCGGCAAGCCCTACGGCATCGGCCTGCGCCTCAGCCATCAGGCCGCCCAGGAGCTCAGTGCACCGGGAAAAATTGACGAGTTCAAAGCCTGGCTGGAAGCCAATGGCTGCTACGTTTTCACCATCAATGGCTTCCCCTACGGCTCCTTCCACGGCACCCGCGTCAAGGAGCACGTCTTCAAGCCGGACTGGAGCACTCCGGAGCGGCTCGAATACACCAATCTCCTTTTTGATATCCTGGCGCAACTGCTCCCCCCCGGCGTCAGCGGCAGCGTCAGCACCCTGCCCGGCTCCCACAAGACTTTCAATGTGGGCGGCGATGAGTTGCAGGCCATCTTTTCCAATCTTCGCCAATGCCGCGAACACATCGAGAAAGTAGCCTCAAAAAGCGGACACGACCTCCACCTCGGACTGGAGCCCGAGCCCCTCGGCTTGTTTGAGACCAGCGGCGAAACGCTGAAGTTTTTCGGCCTCTATTTCGACCGCAATCCGCAGGACCGGGACTTCCTCAAATTCGTGGGTCTGAACTACGACACCTGCCACCTGGCCATCGAGTTTGAAGACGCGCAGACCGCCCTCAAGCGCATCACCGAAAACGGCATCCGCCTCAGCAAGCTGCACTTCAGCTCCGCGCTCAAGCTCAAGCCCACCCCCGAAAACGTGGCCAAGCTGCACGCCTTTGACGAGCCGGTGTACTTCCATCAGGTCATCGCCAGCTATGGCAAGGAAGAGCCCCTGCGCCGCTTCAAAGATCTGCCAGACGCTCTGCAGTTTGCCGCCACCAGCCCCGGCAGTCTGGGCGAGGAATGGCGCGTGCATTTCCACATCCCCATCCATGCCCAGCCCGGCGGTGGTTTTGACAGCACACGAGATCACTTGATCGGAGCCATGGACTGGCTGGCTCAAAACCCCACCAAGTGCCAGCATATCGAGATGGAGACCTACACCTGGGAAGTCCTGCCGCAGGAGATGCGCAGCGGAGATGTCGTGGATCAGCTCGTTCGCGAGTACGAGTGGACGCTGGCCGAAATGGCTAGTCGAAATCTGACGATCAAATCATCCTGA